GGCAAAACAGATGCTAATCCGGTGGCCTTGCTGGCTGGATTTGGTGGCCGTGAACTAGCTGCCATTGCCGGTGCCGTTTTGGCTGCCCGGATGCGCTCGATACCGGTAATACTTGATGGCTTCATCAGCACCGCCGCCGCCGCCGCCCTGACCGCCGATGGCAAGCTTGACGCCCTAGATCATACGGTTATATCGCATATGTCGGCAGAACCGGGACATTTGAGACTTGCGGTTGCCTTGCGCAAACAGCCGCTTATCGATCTGGGCATGCGCCTTGGCGAAGCGAGTGGCGGGGCTGTGGCAACCTTGATTATTCGTGCGGCTCTGGCAACACATAACGGTATGGCTACCTTTGCCGAAGCTGGCGTAAGCGAGGGATAATGGCGAAGAAACCGCGCGCGCACACCCCAAAAAAACAGGATTTAATGCCTTTCTCGGTGTTTGGTGACAGCGCATCAGCCTTCATTCTGCTCAGCCGGATTCCTGTGTTCTGGTTTCGCTTTGAAGCATCAAAGACCCCTGATTTCACGCGTTCCTTATGGGCATTTCCCCTTGTAGGGATGATTATCGGTGCTGGTGCTGGTTGCATATTGCTGCCTACTGTTCAAACGGTTCTGCCCCCAGCGGGCGCTGCCATTCTAGCACTTGGCTTCATTGCCATTATTACTGGTGCCATGCACGAAGATGGCATGGCTGATCTGGCAGATGGCTTTGGCGGTGGGCAAACAGAAACCGATAAAAGCCGGATCATGCATGACAGTCATATCGGTTCCTATGGTGTGCTGGCGCTGATTTTGGTCAGTCTATTTCGTGGCACCCTGTTTTTTGCGATCAGCACCCTATTTAGCAATGGCATGATGCTGGTGCTGTTTATGGCAATCACGCTGGCCACCGCACGTGCGCAGATCATCTATCAGCTTTGCCTGTTTCCAATCAGCCCGCATGCTAAACTGGGGGCCATGCTGAGCCGCCCTGCCCCTATTGTTGTGATTATCGGCACTGCTTTATGGGTGATACCGTTTTTCTATCTATTCCCGCTGGTGCCTGCGCTTGGTGCAAGTTGTGCGGCATTGATCGTATCATTTTCGATTGGGTATCTGGCAAAACGCCAGATTTCCGGCCTATCTGGCGATGTCATGGGTGCCAGCATTATTGGTGCCGAAATGGGCTTTATGACGCTGTTTTATGCTCTGTCCACCAGTAGCTTTACCGGATAATAATATTGTCATGGAACATAATACACCTATCACCCGCTTTTATTTTGTCCGACATGCCGCTGTCCAGAAAGTGGCAGGCTGCTTGCCGCCGCATGATCCCCCTATAACCGATCATAGCCATGATCTGACTCACTTACTGGCATCACTGCCAACCGGGGCGGACTGGCATATAAGCCCGCTACAGCGCACACGGCAAACGGCCGATCTGCTAATGACACAGTTGCAACCGCAATCAATAAAAATGGAACCTGCCTTGGTTGAACAAAGTTTTGGCAACTGGCATGACCAGCCAGTGGATGAAATATGGAAAGAGCTTAAAGATAAACCGCGGCATAATTGGTCATTTATGACTGCGAGCTTCATTCCGCCTGATGGCGAGAGTTTTGTCCAGCAGTGTGCGCGGGTTGCTGACTGGTGCAAAATACAGGAGCAACAGGAATTTATCGTGCCACAGATTCTGATTGCGCATGCTGGCACCATTTGCGCTGTGCTGGCGCATATGCTGGCCATACCGCCAGATCGCGCTTTGGCTTTTACAGTGCCAAATTTAGGTTATCTGGAAGCACATCTGATGAATGCCAGCCATGGCACACAGCATGCTGGCGGTCTATGGCAGGTAAAATCACTACCATAGAGCGATCATTAAGGCCATGTTACGTACCGACCCCCATCCGGCGCATACCACGAGGATCAATCCAGCCAATCGTGCCATCTTCACGAAAATGAACAACATTCAGGCCAAGATGATTGGCATTCCGGAACATCAGCATATTGGCACCGCTTAGTTCCAGACGCATAACGGCCTGATCAACGCTCAATGTTTCAATATCATAAGACATATCTGCAAAAACAGGCACTAGTTCATCATCAGACTTTACATCATCGGACTTTACATCGTCGGACGCATGCACCTGCTCGCTAGAAGCATATACGCGCATGGGCGCGGTCATGATTGCTTCTTCTTCCTCGCCAATCGTAACTGTATTTCGATGATTTTTTAGACGCCTTTTATGGCGTCGCAAACGTTTTTCAGCATGCGTCATCGCTGCATCAAGTGCCGTATGGGCGTCGCCAGCCTGGCCAGTGGCTTCGAGTTCGATCCGGCGTGACAGGGCAACACGCGCTTTAACAGTAAATCCAGACTCGGCTTTCTCGAGCGTTATGTGGCCACTAACAGCATTTTGAAAATACTTTTCGACGACATTGTTCAGGGCATTATGGGCGTGTTCCTGAAAGGCCGCCCCGGTATCCATATTTTTTCCTGAAATGTTAATTTGCATACGGCGTATCTCCCTCAATCAAAACGTAACTGAATCACACATATGAACAGCCACTGAAGCGCAAATAACCGCGCCCATCTTTGCTATGAGGGAGCAGAAGGGCGCTCCAGATGTTTATGGTGACAAGAATAATGATTTGAAGCAAGAGTTTAGTCGATATTTATATCGAAATGGCTGGCGTCGCTCTGAAACCAAGCGAAAGCCGTCCTTGAGCAACCCTGTCAACACCATGAAGCGGGCGCGCATCTTCACCAGTTCGATTACTAAAACCTGGTGCCGAGAGTAAAACCATACGACCGGGTCGATCATCGATGGTTCGTTTGCCCCTGCCCGAGCGATCTTCACAGCCAAATAGACGTGACGAGCCATCAAGACAAATGATAATCACGATGTGATGATAACGTTGCCCGTCTCGATGAATGCCAATCCCTCGTGAACCTGCCGGGTATTTTTGAATGGCAAAGTCTTCAAGGCGGAAAGGCTGGGCAAAGGGGTTTTGTGGCAAAGCTTGCCCCGCCGCCCATAAGGACGTTTCAAGATAGGTAGCTAGATTATCAAAAACACCCTCGCGTGGTGCTGGAAAACAAACATCAAAATCCTGAAATGTAGAGCGCCCCTGATAATTGATTGCGCCTTGAGCACGCCGAAATTCCTGTTGTTTGGCGGCCATACGCAAACCGGCAACTTCAGCATCGGTGAAAAATTGCAAACTTGTTATCCGCTTTGCAGGATGAGCCAATCGTTGCAATGCTGCACCAAGTTGTTTTAGGCGCTTGTGATCATAGTCAAACATGCT
This window of the Candidatus Puniceispirillum marinum IMCC1322 genome carries:
- a CDS encoding adenosylcobinamide-GDP ribazoletransferase, producing the protein MAKKPRAHTPKKQDLMPFSVFGDSASAFILLSRIPVFWFRFEASKTPDFTRSLWAFPLVGMIIGAGAGCILLPTVQTVLPPAGAAILALGFIAIITGAMHEDGMADLADGFGGGQTETDKSRIMHDSHIGSYGVLALILVSLFRGTLFFAISTLFSNGMMLVLFMAITLATARAQIIYQLCLFPISPHAKLGAMLSRPAPIVVIIGTALWVIPFFYLFPLVPALGASCAALIVSFSIGYLAKRQISGLSGDVMGASIIGAEMGFMTLFYALSTSSFTG
- a CDS encoding histidine phosphatase family protein, giving the protein MEHNTPITRFYFVRHAAVQKVAGCLPPHDPPITDHSHDLTHLLASLPTGADWHISPLQRTRQTADLLMTQLQPQSIKMEPALVEQSFGNWHDQPVDEIWKELKDKPRHNWSFMTASFIPPDGESFVQQCARVADWCKIQEQQEFIVPQILIAHAGTICAVLAHMLAIPPDRALAFTVPNLGYLEAHLMNASHGTQHAGGLWQVKSLP
- the hpf gene encoding ribosome hibernation-promoting factor, HPF/YfiA family translates to MQINISGKNMDTGAAFQEHAHNALNNVVEKYFQNAVSGHITLEKAESGFTVKARVALSRRIELEATGQAGDAHTALDAAMTHAEKRLRRHKRRLKNHRNTVTIGEEEEAIMTAPMRVYASSEQVHASDDVKSDDVKSDDELVPVFADMSYDIETLSVDQAVMRLELSGANMLMFRNANHLGLNVVHFREDGTIGWIDPRGMRRMGVGT